CAGAATGGCAGAGATGTACCTCCATCCCAACGAAGAAAAAAGAACAAGATCGCCCAGGTACCATCGCTAAAGCCCCAGTATATCGGGCACTATGCTTATCCTCGAGACGGGTGTTGGAATGGTGTTCGTGACGGCCAGCTCATCGACAGCTCTGCCCACCCTCTCTATGGCACCCTCTGCGAAGACACCGTGCGTAGCCGCAACGAAGACCTTCCCGGCCCCCATCTCCCTCAGCAGGTTTGCGGCCTTTACCATCGTGCCACCGGTGCTTATGATGTCGTCGACTATGAGGACGTTCTTGCCCCTCACGTCCACGTCGACCGGCGTCATCCTAACTTCGGTCGGCGAAATCCTTTCCTTCTCGAAGTGGCTGAACTCAAGGCCGAGCTTTTCCGCAACTGCCTTTGCCCTCTCGCGGGCACCCTTGTCGGGGGCCAAAACGATGCCATCGCCGAGCTTCTCCCTGAAGTAATCCGCTATCGCCCTGGCAGGGGACACGTTGACGGCCTTGCTCGGGAAGAACTTCAGCGTCTCTGGGTTATGCAGGTCGAAGACGTAGAGCTCGTCGTAATAAACCGCGAGAGCCCTCATTATCGCCCTCACGCTTACCGGCTCGCCCTCCTTGGTTACCCTGTCCTGCCTGGAGTATGCGAAGTACGGAACAACAGCCTTCAGAGTCTCAACCCCCCTCTCGCGGAGGGCATCGGCAAGGAGGATAAGCTCTACAAGGCGCTCGTCCTGAGGACGGAAGGTCGACTGCACGACGGTCACTTCATCCGCCGAGCCGAGAACGCGGACGTACTTCTCCCCGTCCGGGAACTTCCTTATCTCCGCCTCGATGAGTCCTGCACCAAGGGCTTTGAGCTCGTCTTCCAGGTGTTTAGCACCGCTTCCCACAACGAACATGAGCATCACCCCTTAGACAGGGAAGTGTTCATTTTCCAGCTTATAAACCCAACGTCATACCAGAAGAACGGCAATTATTCCAGCCAGGAAGATGCCGTCGAAGGTTCCGGCGCCACCTATGCTAACCATCGGCGCCCCGAGGTTCTTGATCTTGTTCCAGTTCATAAGGTCCGCACCGATGAGGACCCCAAGCGTCCCGCTGATGTAGGCAACGACGTTCGGGTTTCCGTCCCCGAAGACCCAGCCGAGGAGAACCGCCATTAGGGGTGGCAGGAACACCGGCATCGCTATTCCAAGGCCCCTCACAGGTCTCGCGACCGCGTGGCTGAAGAGGGCCGCTATGGTAACGGCAAGAACCGTGTTGAAAAGGAGCCCGAACCTGCCGAAGTACAGCATCCTGAGTATCTCGTAGAGGGTGATGCTGAGGGGGACGAGGGCACCGCCGACGTTCACTGCTATTATGACCTTCCTCTCGGCCCAGTCAAAGAAGGGCACTGGGTAGGGGATGCCGAGGAACCTGACTTCCCTGACCCTGAGGACGGGCTCGTAAGATGTCTCCTCCGCTATGGGGATGTTTATGAAGCTCCCCACGAGGGCGAAGACGAACAGCGCGTAGGCAACTCCCGGCGGCATGCCGAGCTTTCCAAACGCGGCCATCACGATGCTCGAGAACAGCATGAACACCAGGAGAAAAAGAACCGAAATAATCACGAGCACCGGGAGGGAAACTGGCGGGATTATCAGGCGACGGTTGTTCATCCCCCACCACCACTTTTGAGCACGCTCGGAACCCCGCACCGAGAGCCGCCGCTTTGGCGGTCCGAACGCTCAGGCAGCACCAATTAAATGGCGGATTGGGAGTTTAT
The sequence above is drawn from the Thermococcus pacificus genome and encodes:
- a CDS encoding ribose-phosphate diphosphokinase, encoding MFVVGSGAKHLEDELKALGAGLIEAEIRKFPDGEKYVRVLGSADEVTVVQSTFRPQDERLVELILLADALRERGVETLKAVVPYFAYSRQDRVTKEGEPVSVRAIMRALAVYYDELYVFDLHNPETLKFFPSKAVNVSPARAIADYFREKLGDGIVLAPDKGARERAKAVAEKLGLEFSHFEKERISPTEVRMTPVDVDVRGKNVLIVDDIISTGGTMVKAANLLREMGAGKVFVAATHGVFAEGAIERVGRAVDELAVTNTIPTPVSRISIVPDILGL
- a CDS encoding DUF1614 domain-containing protein, giving the protein MNNRRLIIPPVSLPVLVIISVLFLLVFMLFSSIVMAAFGKLGMPPGVAYALFVFALVGSFINIPIAEETSYEPVLRVREVRFLGIPYPVPFFDWAERKVIIAVNVGGALVPLSITLYEILRMLYFGRFGLLFNTVLAVTIAALFSHAVARPVRGLGIAMPVFLPPLMAVLLGWVFGDGNPNVVAYISGTLGVLIGADLMNWNKIKNLGAPMVSIGGAGTFDGIFLAGIIAVLLV